AAAAAAACTACTAGTTCAAAGAAAGTCCCTACAGTCGGGATTTTACAATTGGAAACCCACCCTGCCTTAGACGCCATTCATCGCGGGATTCTAGCTGGATTAAAAGAATACGGTTATGTGCCCGGTAAAACCGTTAAGATTGATTATCAAAATGCACAAGGTGATCAGAGTAATCTGAAAACAATGAGCCAAAAATTCATCAATGAAAATGCGGATGAAACCATCGCTATTGCGACTCCCGCTGCCCAAGCTTTAGCCAATGCGGCTGGAAAACAAACGCCGGTAATTCTCGCAGGGATTACTGATCCAGTTGGCGGCGGTCTGATTAAAAGTAATACTAAACCCGGCGCTAACATCACGGGGACTTCCGGTGAATCACCATTAAAGTCCCATTTAGCTTTATTACGAAAACTCGTCCCTAAAGCTAAAAAGATTGGCATTATCTATACGACTTCTGATCATGGTGGCGAATATAACGCTAAGAAATTCGCCAAAATTTGTCACCAAGCTGGGATTGCATACAAGTTATATACCATCTCTAGCACTAACGATATGCAACAAGTTGCTGAAACGATGGCGTCACAAGTTGACGCCGTCTATGCCCCTCAAGATAACGGAGTTGCCAGCGCAATGAAGACCTTGGTTTCAGTCACTAACAAGGCTAACATCCCCGTTATTCCTGCCGTTGATACCATGGTTCAAGATGGCGGGCTCGCCACGCTCTCCGTTGATCAATATCAATTAGGGAAATTATCTGGTGAAATGGCAGCCCGGGTCTTGAAAGGAAAAGCTACAGCGACCTATCCAGTTGAACTCATTACTAAAGGGAAAATGACACTTAACTTGAGTGAAGCCAAACTATTAGGACTTAAATTCCCAGCTAGCGTCTTGAAAGAAGCCAAACAGAAAGGGGTCATTTACAAATGAGTATGATTGTATCAAGTATTGGGCAGGGCCTCTTATGGGCCATCTTAGGCATTGCACTCTTTTTAACTTTCCGAATTTTAGATTTCCCAGATATGACCGTTGAAGGCACTTTTCCATTAGGCGCAGCGACCGCCGTAACCGCAATTGCCCATGGCATGGACCCATATACCGCCACACTCTTAGCTTTTGTCACGGGTGCCGCCGCCGGTTTAATCACTGGACTCTTATACACTAAAGGGAAGATTCCGATTTTATTAGCCGGGATTTTGGTGATGACCGCATGCTTATCCGTCAATCTCCGGATTATGGGTAGCGCCAACGTCTCGCTATTAGGCAAACAGACCATCTTTGCCAACCA
This region of Lactobacillus sp. CBA3605 genomic DNA includes:
- the trpX gene encoding tryptophan ABC transporter substrate-binding protein, yielding MLAFISALVVFLGVAFVLTNQTAKKTTSSKKVPTVGILQLETHPALDAIHRGILAGLKEYGYVPGKTVKIDYQNAQGDQSNLKTMSQKFINENADETIAIATPAAQALANAAGKQTPVILAGITDPVGGGLIKSNTKPGANITGTSGESPLKSHLALLRKLVPKAKKIGIIYTTSDHGGEYNAKKFAKICHQAGIAYKLYTISSTNDMQQVAETMASQVDAVYAPQDNGVASAMKTLVSVTNKANIPVIPAVDTMVQDGGLATLSVDQYQLGKLSGEMAARVLKGKATATYPVELITKGKMTLNLSEAKLLGLKFPASVLKEAKQKGVIYK